A genome region from Euzebya rosea includes the following:
- a CDS encoding glycosyltransferase, with protein MRAIALTHVFPRWDGDPSAAFLSTWAAALRADGHDVRVIAPHDAGLPEVDVIEDTPVRFVRYAPEDREVLAYRGEMHRIALQPTGPPLVASMMTLMAGALRRAVRRWTPDVVHVHWWMPGAIIARMARVDVPVVVHLHGTDIGIVEGRPGLRPLARWALDGADRLEVVSTSLARRTRSAVGRRVDGLNPMPLDIARFTDVEPQMSLDRPIVLGVGRLVPEKGFADLIDAVAGLEDRVVLRLVGDGPAARDLAIRAHERGVELQLPGRVDPLDLPAEYAAAEVVVQPSHAEGLGLVAAEAALMGRPIVATDSGGVRDVLDDQLLVRVGDVESMTARIRESLHDPDLPAVVRAGQRVRRTLSPEASARRTVDGWQQAIAAHRTRG; from the coding sequence GTGCGAGCCATCGCGCTGACCCACGTGTTCCCCCGGTGGGACGGCGATCCGTCGGCGGCGTTCCTGTCGACGTGGGCGGCCGCCCTCCGCGCCGACGGCCACGACGTCCGGGTCATCGCCCCCCACGATGCGGGGCTGCCGGAGGTCGACGTCATCGAGGACACGCCGGTCCGGTTCGTGCGCTACGCCCCGGAGGACCGCGAGGTCCTGGCCTACCGCGGTGAGATGCACCGCATCGCCCTGCAACCCACCGGCCCACCGCTGGTCGCCTCGATGATGACCCTGATGGCCGGCGCGCTCCGCCGTGCCGTCCGGCGATGGACGCCCGACGTGGTGCACGTCCACTGGTGGATGCCCGGGGCGATCATCGCGCGGATGGCCCGGGTCGACGTTCCCGTCGTGGTGCACCTGCACGGGACCGACATCGGGATCGTCGAGGGGCGTCCCGGGCTGCGGCCCCTGGCCCGGTGGGCGCTGGACGGGGCCGACCGGTTGGAGGTCGTCTCGACCTCGCTGGCGCGCCGGACCCGGTCGGCCGTGGGCCGGCGGGTCGACGGGCTGAACCCCATGCCCCTGGACATCGCCCGGTTCACCGACGTCGAGCCGCAGATGTCCCTGGACCGACCGATCGTGCTGGGCGTGGGGCGGCTGGTGCCGGAGAAGGGCTTCGCCGACCTCATCGACGCCGTGGCCGGGCTGGAGGACCGGGTGGTGCTGCGGCTGGTCGGCGACGGACCCGCCGCCCGCGACCTGGCGATCAGGGCGCACGAGCGGGGCGTCGAGCTGCAGCTTCCCGGCCGGGTCGACCCGCTCGACCTACCCGCGGAGTACGCCGCCGCGGAGGTGGTCGTGCAGCCCTCCCACGCCGAGGGGCTGGGCCTCGTGGCGGCCGAGGCGGCGCTGATGGGCCGGCCGATCGTCGCCACCGACTCGGGCGGCGTGCGCGACGTGCTCGACGACCAGCTGCTGGTCCGGGTGGGCGACGTCGAGTCCATGACCGCCAGGATCCGCGAGTCCCTCCACGACCCCGACCTTCCGGCGGTCGTGCGGGCCGGCCAGCGCGTGCGGCGGACCCTCTCCCCCGAGGCGTCGGCCCGGCGCACGGTGGACGGCTGGCAGCAGGCCATCGCCGCCCACCGAACCCGCGGCTGA
- a CDS encoding glycosyltransferase family 2 protein has protein sequence MRTPVTLSAVVPVYNEIESLPAFHAELVEALHAMDVSSEIVYVDDGSSDGSTEELEKLHLGDPDTVRVVVLRRNFGKSAALAAGFDVARGELLVTLDADGQDVPAEIGTLLATMEREDLDLVGGWRAARIDRRAKRWTSRGYNAATRTFTGLDLHDFNTGFKLLKREVVEEMPLYGEFHRFVPVLAHDLGFRVGEVAVTHRPRQAGTSKYLSLTRFPKTMLDLLTVLFLTRFADRPLYLFGGVGALLSAVGFLILAYLSVLKLATGAGIGQRPLLQFGILSLLVGVQLVGTGFIGDVLRHSASREQVPYRIRRTLAPGVDPIDPLDGDA, from the coding sequence ATGCGCACGCCTGTCACCCTCTCCGCGGTCGTGCCCGTCTACAACGAGATCGAGTCGCTGCCGGCGTTCCATGCCGAGCTGGTCGAGGCCCTGCACGCCATGGATGTCAGCAGCGAGATCGTCTACGTCGACGACGGGTCGAGCGACGGCTCCACCGAGGAGCTGGAGAAGCTGCACCTGGGCGACCCCGACACCGTCCGGGTCGTGGTGCTGCGGCGCAACTTCGGCAAGTCCGCGGCGTTGGCCGCCGGGTTCGACGTCGCCCGCGGCGAGCTGCTGGTGACGCTGGACGCCGACGGGCAGGACGTCCCGGCCGAGATCGGCACGTTGCTGGCCACGATGGAGCGGGAGGACCTGGACCTTGTCGGCGGCTGGCGGGCCGCCCGCATCGACCGTCGGGCCAAGCGCTGGACCAGCCGGGGGTACAACGCCGCGACCCGCACCTTCACCGGCTTGGACCTGCACGACTTCAACACTGGCTTCAAGCTGCTCAAGCGCGAGGTGGTGGAGGAGATGCCGCTGTACGGCGAGTTCCATCGCTTCGTCCCGGTGCTGGCCCATGACCTGGGCTTCAGGGTCGGCGAGGTCGCCGTGACCCACCGTCCCCGTCAGGCGGGCACGTCGAAGTACCTGTCCCTGACGCGGTTCCCCAAGACCATGCTGGACCTGCTGACGGTCCTGTTCCTGACCCGGTTCGCCGACCGGCCGCTGTACCTGTTCGGTGGCGTGGGTGCGCTGCTGTCCGCGGTTGGTTTCCTGATCCTCGCCTACCTGTCGGTGCTGAAGCTGGCCACCGGTGCGGGCATCGGCCAGCGCCCGCTGCTGCAGTTCGGCATCCTCTCCCTGCTGGTCGGGGTGCAGCTCGTCGGCACCGGCTTCATCGGTGACGTGCTGCGGCACTCGGCGTCCCGGGAGCAGGTCCCCTACCGGATCCGGCGGACACTCGCCCCCGGTGTGGATCCCATCGACCCCCTCGACGGCGACGCCTGA
- a CDS encoding glycosyltransferase, whose translation MSTPTDATLSTGLRQEQPTVSVVVVNLNGRDLLAPCLTSLVRQTHESDRLEIILIDNASTDGSVEMVRKDFPEVRILVNDSNVGFAPAVNQGAEVANGEYLALLNNDAEADPNWIAAAVAYLTSHEEVGCLGSLILRDDRETIDYAGGRMAFNGMGYANKVEQSAWENPNFAERTLFASGGAMVVPTQLFLDVGGFDESFFAFFEDVDFGWRLWVLGHEVHFVPSSKVFHRHHGTIKRFGYARERYLLERNALATIFKNYGDDLLARTLPSAVLLTLMRGLTDLTERDGLPDFSIVEGAKNLDDEDFPVPAITAAHLAAMRDFGRSISNLTAKRNAIQDKRERPDSEILPLFKETLRPNVNGREYLEVWNAVEKAFDLYEHLVHKTHVLIITGDTLSERMAGPAIRCFEMATVLHDAGFDVTLASMSPPSVHSRGFTVTWTGAPGGINALLDVADIVIFQGFVMHAIPEIEAFDGPVIVDIYDPFHLEGMSHRKHELEWQRYATHNSDTDVLNKQLQRGDFFVCASEKQRDFWLGQMSALKRINPATFDEDESLRSLIDIAPFGLPAGQPIKTEERVLRGVVDGIEEDDFLLLWGGGIYNWFDPLTLIKAVGRVAEDHPDVKLWFMGSAHPNPDVPKMQMASSSYNLAVELGLLGTHVFFNDGWIDYTQRQNYLMEADVGVSTHYEHLETRYSFRTRILDYIWCELPMVATEGDTLSLLAKERGLGITVPPEDVEACADAIRRLRNDKDLYQECVDNLAAIKPEMTWERAVAPIVEFCRSPRRAADTSHKRHDYIASNFTLADVVPERSPYYYAKRFIGTATAQGPRTALIHAKNIIKHYTAGR comes from the coding sequence ATGTCGACCCCCACCGATGCCACCCTGTCCACCGGCCTTCGCCAGGAGCAGCCGACGGTCAGCGTGGTCGTGGTCAACCTCAACGGTCGCGACCTCCTCGCCCCGTGCCTGACCAGCCTCGTCCGGCAGACCCACGAGTCCGACCGGCTGGAGATCATCCTGATCGACAACGCCTCGACCGACGGGTCGGTGGAGATGGTCCGCAAGGACTTCCCCGAGGTCCGGATCCTGGTCAACGACAGCAACGTGGGCTTCGCCCCGGCCGTCAACCAGGGTGCCGAGGTCGCCAACGGCGAGTACCTGGCGCTGCTGAACAACGACGCCGAGGCCGACCCCAACTGGATCGCCGCGGCGGTGGCCTACCTGACCTCCCACGAGGAGGTCGGCTGCCTCGGCTCGCTGATCCTGCGCGACGACCGCGAGACCATCGACTACGCCGGCGGCCGCATGGCGTTCAACGGCATGGGCTACGCCAACAAGGTCGAGCAGTCCGCGTGGGAGAACCCCAACTTCGCCGAACGCACCCTGTTCGCCTCCGGCGGCGCCATGGTCGTGCCGACCCAGCTGTTCCTCGACGTCGGCGGGTTCGACGAGTCCTTCTTCGCCTTCTTCGAGGACGTCGACTTCGGCTGGCGCCTGTGGGTCCTGGGCCACGAGGTGCACTTCGTGCCCTCCTCCAAGGTCTTCCACCGCCATCACGGCACGATCAAGCGCTTCGGCTACGCCCGCGAGCGCTACCTGCTTGAGCGCAACGCCCTTGCCACCATCTTCAAGAACTACGGCGACGACCTGCTGGCCCGGACCCTGCCCAGCGCGGTCCTGCTCACGCTGATGCGTGGGCTGACCGACCTGACCGAACGCGACGGGTTGCCCGACTTCTCCATCGTCGAGGGGGCCAAGAACCTCGACGACGAGGACTTCCCCGTTCCCGCGATCACCGCCGCCCACCTTGCGGCGATGCGGGACTTCGGCCGCAGCATCTCCAACCTGACGGCCAAGCGCAACGCCATCCAGGACAAGCGCGAACGGCCCGACTCCGAGATCCTGCCGCTGTTCAAGGAGACGCTGCGTCCCAACGTCAACGGCCGTGAGTACCTCGAGGTGTGGAACGCCGTGGAGAAGGCGTTCGACCTGTACGAGCACCTGGTCCACAAGACCCACGTGTTGATCATCACGGGCGACACCCTCAGCGAGCGCATGGCCGGCCCGGCGATCCGCTGCTTCGAGATGGCCACGGTCCTGCACGACGCCGGGTTCGACGTGACCCTTGCGTCGATGTCACCGCCCAGCGTCCACAGCCGGGGCTTCACCGTCACCTGGACCGGGGCGCCCGGCGGCATCAACGCGCTGCTCGACGTCGCCGACATCGTCATCTTCCAGGGCTTCGTGATGCACGCGATCCCCGAGATCGAGGCCTTCGACGGCCCGGTCATCGTCGACATCTACGACCCCTTCCACCTGGAGGGGATGAGCCACCGCAAGCACGAGCTGGAGTGGCAGCGCTACGCCACCCACAACTCCGACACCGACGTGCTGAACAAGCAGCTGCAGCGGGGCGACTTCTTCGTCTGCGCCTCGGAGAAGCAGCGGGACTTCTGGCTGGGCCAGATGTCGGCGCTCAAGCGCATCAACCCCGCCACCTTCGACGAGGACGAGTCGCTGCGGTCGCTGATCGACATCGCACCCTTCGGGTTGCCGGCGGGCCAGCCGATCAAGACCGAGGAGCGGGTGCTCCGCGGGGTCGTCGACGGCATCGAGGAGGACGACTTCCTGCTGCTGTGGGGCGGCGGGATCTACAACTGGTTCGACCCGCTGACGCTGATCAAGGCCGTCGGGCGTGTCGCCGAGGACCACCCCGACGTGAAGCTGTGGTTCATGGGGTCGGCCCACCCCAACCCCGACGTGCCGAAGATGCAGATGGCGTCGTCGTCCTACAACCTTGCCGTCGAGCTCGGCCTGCTGGGCACCCACGTGTTCTTCAACGACGGCTGGATCGACTACACCCAGCGGCAGAACTACCTGATGGAGGCCGACGTCGGCGTCTCCACCCACTACGAGCACCTCGAGACGCGGTACTCCTTTCGCACCCGCATCCTCGACTACATCTGGTGCGAGCTGCCGATGGTGGCCACCGAGGGCGACACGCTGTCGTTGCTGGCCAAGGAGCGGGGGCTGGGCATCACCGTCCCGCCGGAGGACGTCGAGGCGTGCGCCGACGCGATCCGTCGCCTGCGCAACGACAAGGACCTGTACCAGGAGTGCGTGGACAACCTCGCGGCCATCAAGCCCGAGATGACGTGGGAACGGGCCGTGGCGCCGATCGTTGAGTTCTGTCGCAGCCCCCGTCGGGCCGCCGACACCTCCCACAAGCGACACGACTACATCGCGTCCAACTTCACCCTGGCCGACGTCGTCCCGGAGCGCTCGCCGTACTACTACGCCAAGCGCTTCATCGGCACCGCCACCGCACAGGGGCCGAGGACCGCGCTGATCCACGCCAAGAACATCATCAAGCACTACACCGCCGGCCGATGA
- a CDS encoding glycosyltransferase family 87 protein, with protein sequence MTSGGRSTQGLPRLLSWLPAPLHDPAQRPRLLGWFGVGMVVRLLIAPFTVSADMLAVYWRSHLIAYDGAVYSDYLVNMGAHYTHALSLRILDPLLPPADVLWTDPWWWADGPALTAQFQRQFVDTEGIFGTLLTLKLPYLAFDIAAGLLILALVAHAAPRHVTRAWAFWMLSPIGLYATYAFGRYEMFAVALVVAALWACEREHPWWGAVLLGLAITMRGYPIVLVPIFGLIVMRRPLARLGWAALSLLPFAVVMWTNTLLADTVGEFSRLRDYSTGSTFLAYTIPVDGVGPIYLFGLFAIGLFGVLIGRAYGWWGSGPVPVAELWVWLALFHFGMFALTTFSAHYFAWVTPFVALALARRPEWRGMLWLHLLQVGAVLALADLYGGPGTTWGLLQPLQPDVVDAVPNLREALLTSPELVEQLAGALRTAFVALMALTCWPLVSWLRDRSRDAVAAGMHFDGPGADVVGGVSAASGSQPTHGEGDAADHGEDPEGREDRFGQQPASR encoded by the coding sequence ATGACCAGCGGCGGGCGGTCGACGCAGGGGCTGCCCCGGCTGCTGTCGTGGCTGCCGGCGCCCCTGCACGATCCCGCCCAGCGGCCACGCCTGCTCGGCTGGTTCGGGGTGGGCATGGTCGTGCGCCTGCTGATCGCCCCGTTCACCGTCAGCGCCGACATGCTGGCGGTCTACTGGCGCAGCCACCTCATCGCCTACGACGGGGCGGTCTACAGCGACTACCTGGTCAACATGGGCGCGCACTACACCCACGCGTTGTCCCTGCGGATCCTGGACCCGTTGCTTCCCCCTGCCGACGTGCTGTGGACCGACCCGTGGTGGTGGGCCGACGGTCCGGCGCTGACCGCGCAGTTCCAACGACAGTTCGTCGACACCGAGGGCATCTTCGGCACCCTGCTGACGCTCAAGCTGCCCTACCTGGCCTTCGACATCGCCGCGGGCCTGCTGATCCTGGCGCTCGTCGCCCACGCCGCCCCCAGGCACGTCACCCGGGCCTGGGCGTTCTGGATGCTCTCGCCGATCGGCCTGTACGCCACGTATGCGTTCGGCCGCTACGAGATGTTCGCGGTGGCGTTGGTCGTCGCGGCCCTCTGGGCCTGCGAGCGGGAGCACCCGTGGTGGGGGGCGGTCCTGCTCGGGCTGGCCATCACCATGCGCGGCTACCCGATCGTGCTGGTCCCGATCTTCGGCCTGATCGTCATGCGTCGACCGCTTGCCCGGCTGGGCTGGGCCGCCCTGTCGTTGCTGCCGTTCGCGGTGGTCATGTGGACCAACACGCTGCTGGCCGACACGGTCGGGGAGTTCTCCCGGCTGCGCGACTACTCCACCGGGTCCACCTTCCTGGCCTACACCATCCCCGTCGACGGGGTCGGGCCGATCTACCTCTTCGGGCTCTTCGCCATCGGGCTGTTCGGTGTCCTGATCGGCCGCGCGTACGGCTGGTGGGGTAGCGGGCCGGTGCCGGTGGCCGAGCTGTGGGTCTGGCTGGCCCTGTTCCACTTCGGCATGTTCGCGCTGACGACGTTCAGCGCCCACTACTTCGCCTGGGTCACCCCCTTCGTCGCGCTGGCCCTGGCCCGACGTCCCGAGTGGCGTGGGATGTTGTGGTTGCACCTGCTGCAGGTCGGCGCGGTGCTGGCCCTGGCCGACCTGTACGGCGGCCCGGGCACGACCTGGGGCCTGCTGCAGCCGCTGCAACCCGACGTCGTGGACGCCGTCCCCAACCTGCGCGAGGCGTTGCTGACGTCACCGGAGTTGGTCGAGCAACTCGCGGGGGCCCTCCGCACGGCGTTCGTCGCGCTGATGGCGCTGACGTGCTGGCCGCTGGTCAGCTGGCTGCGGGACCGCAGCCGGGACGCAGTGGCAGCGGGGATGCACTTCGATGGTCCGGGCGCGGACGTCGTCGGTGGTGTCTCAGCTGCGTCGGGGTCGCAGCCCACGCACGGCGAGGGCGACGCCGCCGACCATGGCGAGGACCCAGAGGGTCGCGAAGACCGGTTCGGCCAGCAGCCGGCTTCCCGCTGA
- a CDS encoding CAP domain-containing protein, which translates to MANHSARPAPSPPAGTISSPGLVRHGRLDRRLLLGGLLGGAATLALPATAARAATATRASNDPMAVMVQRINDYRVSNGRAPLPLDHQLSAVAQSWSEHQRNRGSMGHNGNRMAQYGWAVETDGEIVATASASGETAAQLANRCVDGWIGSSGHRAIMLGDWTDMGLGWAVTSSGRLYATGNFIRTPVPSAGQEALAQSRELIGDGSAGRAVVVRGDLAADALAAAGLVDGNTPLLMTRPDQPLHGWLLDELRRALGGGGTVHLVGGALHGDIDGQIRSIGANPVRLRGSSRYETAAMVAHEVGSLRGTPWRVFLANGDGWADAVAAGAFAARFGTPVVLTGRGSLHDAARSVLDRWPEADRVVVGGDVMVDESVVHAAGAWRLTGTDRADTGGRVMLDAWSTRAEPGSALVVSPGWTNDGWATALATTTFSARHSAPLLFAGDGMPRPVADAVRQAGFGPGAPAALRFVRNVSHAAREEFVAATT; encoded by the coding sequence ATGGCAAACCATTCCGCTCGGCCGGCGCCGTCACCGCCTGCCGGCACCATCAGCTCGCCCGGGCTCGTCCGGCACGGTCGCCTCGACCGACGCCTGCTCCTGGGCGGCCTGCTCGGTGGCGCTGCCACGCTGGCGCTGCCCGCCACCGCAGCCCGCGCCGCGACGGCCACCCGCGCGAGCAACGACCCGATGGCCGTCATGGTCCAGCGGATCAACGACTACCGGGTGTCCAACGGTCGCGCGCCGCTGCCGCTCGACCATCAGCTGTCCGCCGTCGCCCAGTCGTGGAGCGAGCACCAGCGCAACCGTGGGTCCATGGGCCACAACGGCAACCGCATGGCCCAGTACGGCTGGGCCGTCGAGACCGACGGTGAGATCGTCGCCACGGCCTCCGCGTCGGGTGAGACGGCCGCCCAGCTGGCGAACCGGTGCGTCGACGGCTGGATCGGGTCCTCCGGCCACCGGGCGATCATGCTGGGCGACTGGACCGACATGGGGCTGGGCTGGGCGGTCACGTCCAGCGGCCGGCTGTACGCGACGGGCAACTTCATCCGCACGCCGGTGCCCTCTGCCGGACAGGAGGCGCTGGCGCAGTCCCGCGAGCTGATCGGCGACGGGAGCGCCGGCCGGGCCGTGGTGGTCCGCGGCGACCTCGCCGCCGACGCGCTGGCCGCGGCCGGACTGGTCGACGGCAACACCCCGCTGCTGATGACCCGCCCCGACCAACCCCTCCACGGGTGGCTCCTCGACGAGCTGCGCCGGGCACTCGGCGGCGGCGGCACCGTCCACCTCGTCGGTGGTGCGCTGCACGGCGACATCGACGGGCAGATCCGCAGCATCGGCGCGAACCCCGTGCGGCTGCGCGGCAGCTCCCGCTACGAGACGGCGGCGATGGTCGCCCACGAGGTCGGCTCCCTGCGAGGGACGCCGTGGCGGGTCTTCCTCGCCAACGGTGACGGCTGGGCGGACGCCGTCGCGGCCGGCGCCTTCGCGGCCCGCTTCGGGACCCCGGTCGTGCTGACCGGCCGCGGATCGCTGCACGATGCGGCCAGGAGCGTCCTCGACCGCTGGCCCGAGGCCGACCGCGTCGTCGTCGGCGGCGACGTGATGGTCGACGAATCGGTCGTGCACGCCGCTGGGGCGTGGCGCCTGACCGGGACCGACCGGGCCGACACCGGTGGCCGGGTCATGCTCGACGCCTGGTCGACGCGTGCCGAACCCGGGTCCGCGCTGGTCGTGAGCCCGGGCTGGACCAACGACGGCTGGGCGACCGCGCTGGCGACCACGACGTTCTCGGCCCGTCACTCGGCCCCGCTGCTGTTCGCCGGCGACGGCATGCCCCGTCCCGTGGCCGACGCGGTCCGCCAGGCCGGCTTCGGCCCCGGCGCCCCGGCGGCGCTGCGGTTCGTTCGCAACGTCAGCCACGCGGCCCGCGAGGAGTTCGTCGCCGCCACCACCTGA
- a CDS encoding cell wall-binding repeat-containing protein: MNTSSWPRAAGHTRVGTLVAFVVVALAAATLVAVPTPARAASNYDNVTQVLVDNFVDAAVQISAARTPLGTDAVVLATESNFPDGLTASAVAAEVDGPVMFTESDSLPQATAAEIDRLLDAGDTVYVMGGTSAIGTAVTDDLGDYTVQRIEGPTRLETAIAAADLVGVPSDGTVLLARAFGPDGAGTTSDRTTGWVDAISCGAYAAANGIPIYLSETDQLSDATRAALESSSATDVIICGGTAAISTAVADALRTLGLQVDRVEGPTRVETAIDAAQDLFGHISAGGHDFTVINGYGENFGYGLAAAPLGNPILMVGTSEPTACDDATQPSRETLCYLGTGTSNVPAELLVIGDETVIRDTVSNALGDAAGGEETDDPSQFPALPAPTDVDAVDDIDDDGTRATVTWDEVADPNNILLGYNVYVDGEKQGSSTPTVARDIETYVLGGLTPDEEVTVTVTTLDAAERESDPSAGATVTPEDEVPAALDTFDANAGNGEVTLTWERGPADTAEYVLSRSTSATCPGGTYAEVETITDGRRTTYTDGDVTNGTTYCYRLVVVDEADQASDPANAGPVTPNVGTPQVSIQSPSTDDTVYYGPDLVVEYTVTDTDTDPEDLKATWQVSYDGGAGPYVDMVNGTNVAVDFVDDDDDGKATFVARMCPANDSTSTNCIRDAADTNLRLRVTVTDGTTSERAFTPDLDLVRNPPPVEGLAVTDAAGQVNLEWARVPVPSTLVSGYRIERAEVRVQSGNEDAGVEVCDAALQYDDVQGSPVPQPASGATVTFPDTTVDEGDQLSDFVYCYRVYTVRATPSLESPSRLGAGNPLETAGVGVTITDPANNGSLDTGTRETITYKLDIPAGQSVTNVSLFYCVDYRRSNPLADPACQDSGGFTQITAANGLVGTPSTAAGTSSVQWDVPASINQGDSQKGAIEVRTNGGNGRVIGILFV; encoded by the coding sequence GTGAACACATCGTCATGGCCACGAGCCGCTGGCCACACCCGGGTGGGGACGCTCGTCGCGTTCGTCGTCGTGGCGCTCGCCGCAGCGACGCTGGTCGCCGTACCGACGCCGGCACGCGCCGCGTCGAACTACGACAACGTCACCCAGGTCCTGGTCGACAACTTCGTGGACGCCGCTGTCCAGATCTCCGCGGCACGCACGCCGCTCGGCACTGACGCCGTCGTCCTGGCCACCGAGTCGAACTTCCCCGACGGCCTGACGGCCTCCGCCGTTGCCGCTGAGGTCGACGGGCCGGTGATGTTCACCGAGTCCGACTCGTTGCCACAGGCGACCGCCGCCGAGATCGACCGGCTGCTCGACGCCGGCGACACCGTGTACGTGATGGGTGGCACCTCGGCCATCGGCACCGCGGTCACCGACGACCTCGGCGACTACACGGTCCAGCGCATCGAGGGCCCGACCCGCCTGGAGACCGCCATCGCCGCCGCTGACCTGGTCGGCGTGCCGAGCGACGGCACCGTCCTCCTGGCCCGCGCCTTCGGGCCCGACGGGGCCGGCACGACGTCGGATCGCACCACGGGATGGGTCGACGCGATCAGCTGTGGGGCCTACGCCGCCGCCAACGGCATCCCGATCTACCTGAGCGAGACCGACCAGCTGAGCGACGCCACCCGGGCGGCGCTGGAGTCCTCCAGCGCCACCGACGTCATCATCTGCGGCGGCACGGCAGCCATCAGCACCGCGGTGGCCGACGCCCTGCGGACCCTCGGCCTGCAGGTCGACCGCGTGGAGGGGCCGACGCGCGTCGAGACCGCCATCGACGCCGCCCAGGACCTGTTCGGCCACATCAGCGCCGGTGGCCACGACTTCACCGTGATCAACGGCTACGGCGAGAACTTCGGCTACGGACTGGCGGCAGCACCGCTCGGCAACCCGATCCTGATGGTCGGCACCTCCGAGCCGACGGCCTGCGACGACGCCACCCAGCCGTCCCGCGAGACCCTCTGCTACCTCGGCACCGGCACCAGCAACGTCCCGGCCGAGCTGCTGGTCATCGGTGACGAGACCGTCATCCGCGACACCGTCTCCAACGCGCTCGGCGACGCCGCCGGCGGCGAGGAGACCGACGACCCGAGCCAGTTCCCGGCGCTGCCCGCGCCGACCGACGTGGACGCAGTCGACGACATCGACGACGACGGCACCCGCGCGACGGTCACGTGGGACGAGGTCGCCGACCCCAACAACATCCTCCTCGGCTACAACGTCTACGTCGACGGCGAGAAGCAGGGCTCGTCGACCCCGACGGTCGCCCGGGACATCGAGACCTACGTGCTCGGCGGCCTGACCCCCGACGAGGAGGTCACCGTCACGGTGACCACCCTCGACGCCGCCGAGCGGGAGTCCGACCCGTCCGCCGGTGCCACCGTCACCCCCGAGGACGAGGTGCCCGCAGCCCTGGACACCTTCGACGCCAACGCCGGCAACGGGGAGGTGACCCTCACCTGGGAGCGCGGTCCGGCCGACACCGCCGAGTACGTGCTGTCCCGCAGCACCAGCGCAACCTGCCCCGGCGGCACCTACGCCGAGGTGGAGACCATCACCGACGGACGTCGGACGACCTACACCGACGGCGACGTCACCAACGGCACGACCTACTGCTACCGGCTGGTCGTGGTCGACGAGGCCGATCAGGCGAGCGACCCCGCCAACGCCGGCCCGGTCACCCCCAACGTGGGCACCCCGCAGGTGTCCATCCAATCCCCCTCCACCGATGACACCGTGTACTACGGGCCGGACCTGGTCGTGGAGTACACCGTCACCGACACCGACACCGACCCCGAGGACCTGAAGGCCACCTGGCAGGTGTCCTACGACGGTGGGGCGGGCCCCTACGTCGACATGGTCAACGGCACCAACGTCGCCGTGGACTTCGTGGACGACGACGACGACGGCAAGGCCACCTTCGTCGCGCGGATGTGCCCGGCCAACGACAGCACCTCCACCAACTGCATCCGCGACGCCGCGGACACCAACCTGCGCCTGCGGGTCACCGTGACCGACGGCACCACTTCGGAGCGGGCGTTCACCCCCGACCTCGACCTGGTCCGCAACCCCCCGCCCGTCGAGGGGCTGGCCGTCACCGACGCCGCCGGTCAGGTCAACCTCGAATGGGCCCGTGTCCCGGTCCCGTCCACCCTCGTGTCCGGCTACCGGATCGAGCGGGCCGAGGTGCGCGTCCAGTCCGGCAACGAGGACGCGGGCGTCGAGGTCTGCGACGCGGCGCTGCAGTACGACGACGTGCAGGGCAGCCCCGTCCCCCAGCCCGCCAGCGGTGCGACCGTGACGTTCCCCGACACCACCGTGGACGAGGGCGACCAGCTGTCGGACTTCGTCTACTGCTACCGCGTGTACACCGTGCGGGCCACCCCGTCCCTGGAGAGCCCGAGCCGCCTCGGCGCAGGCAACCCGCTGGAGACCGCAGGGGTCGGGGTCACCATCACCGACCCGGCCAACAACGGCAGCCTGGACACCGGTACCCGCGAGACGATCACCTACAAGCTGGACATCCCCGCCGGGCAGTCGGTCACCAACGTGTCGCTGTTCTACTGCGTGGACTACCGCCGGTCGAACCCGCTCGCCGACCCCGCCTGCCAGGACAGCGGTGGCTTCACCCAGATCACCGCGGCCAACGGCCTTGTGGGGACCCCGTCCACGGCCGCCGGCACCAGCAGCGTGCAGTGGGACGTCCCCGCGAGCATCAACCAGGGCGACTCCCAGAAGGGGGCCATCGAGGTCCGCACCAACGGGGGCAACGGCCGCGTGATCGGCATCCTGTTCGTGTGA